A window of Chthoniobacterales bacterium genomic DNA:
AATCTTCCATCGTCCGCGCGGGGCATGGTGGCGCGTCTCAAGCTCCAGCAAGTCGGCTTGGGTGCCTTCGCCGGCTATCTGCCTTCGGAAATAAGCGGCGGCATGCAAAAGCGGGCCGCTGTGGCACGGGCCATGGCCTTGGACCCCGGCATACTTTTTCTCGATGAACCTTCGGCCGGCCTTGATCCGATCACATCGGCGGGCCTCGACGACCTCATCCGGGCGCTTTCGAGGGACTTCGGCATCACGTTTGTCATCGCGAGCCACGAGCTGGCCAGCATCTACGCCATCGGCGACCGTGTGATCATGCTGGACCGCGGAGGAATCGTCGCCGAGGGTAAACCGGAGGAGTTGCGGGACCGCCCGCAAAACCCCTACGTGCGCGCCTTTTTCCGGCGCGAGCCGGAGAACGCACGCGCAGCCTGAACGCAAGCCATGGCAAGCCAAGCACGCTATTTCAAGTTGGGGCTCTTCATCATCGCCGGCTTTTTCCTGCTGGCCGCGACGCTGGTGTTCCTCGGTGCCGGGAATCTCTGGAAGCCGCGCATGTATTTCGAGACCTACGTGGACGGGACCGTGCAGGGACTCGATCTCGGCTCGGCGGTGAAATTTCGCGGCGTGCCCATCGGTCGCGTGTCGCGCATCGACTTTTGCTTCAACCGCTACGGTCCGCCGCCCGAGGGGGGCGGGCGCAAGGACTACGTCTATCTCGAGATGGAAATCAACGTGCCGGTCTTCGAAGGGATGTTCAACGAGGACCTCACGCCGCTGCTCGATCAAGCTGTGCGGCAGGGGTTGCGCGTCATGCTCCAGCCGCAGGGGATCACGGGTCTGAATTTTCTCGAGCTGAACTATGTCTCCAACCCGGCCCAGGCGCCGCCGCTCGGTATATGGTGGACGCCGCAGCATCATTACATCCCGTCCGCGCCCGGAACGCTGACCAGCATGCTTGAGTCGGTGGACAAGCTCATGGACACCTTCAGTTCCATGGACCTTCGCAAGACGTTGGATCAGCTCGAGATTTCGCTGAAAAATTTCGACGGCACGCTGCAGAAATTCGGCGCCAATATCGAGAAGATGGAACTGGCCAAAGTGAGCGTGGAA
This region includes:
- a CDS encoding ATP-binding cassette domain-containing protein, with translation MDHVEIIEVRHLKAGYAGNVILEDVSFSVRRGEVFMILGGSGSGKSTLLKNMIGLYPAMAGEVLIGGEDIVGATGAARERILRKFGVMYQGGALFGSMTLAENVSLPLEEWTNLPSSARGMVARLKLQQVGLGAFAGYLPSEISGGMQKRAAVARAMALDPGILFLDEPSAGLDPITSAGLDDLIRALSRDFGITFVIASHELASIYAIGDRVIMLDRGGIVAEGKPEELRDRPQNPYVRAFFRREPENARAA
- a CDS encoding MCE family protein yields the protein MASQARYFKLGLFIIAGFFLLAATLVFLGAGNLWKPRMYFETYVDGTVQGLDLGSAVKFRGVPIGRVSRIDFCFNRYGPPPEGGGRKDYVYLEMEINVPVFEGMFNEDLTPLLDQAVRQGLRVMLQPQGITGLNFLELNYVSNPAQAPPLGIWWTPQHHYIPSAPGTLTSMLESVDKLMDTFSSMDLRKTLDQLEISLKNFDGTLQKFGANIEKMELAKVSVELQGLLADLKAKVNQLPVEQLTKEGQQMMGSLTKLAGDMDRVAAALQTSPLLNADAVGSIISDFQATAENFRVLSENIREYPSQLLLGEPPKRSPFDPAGRKQRR